A part of Rhinolophus ferrumequinum isolate MPI-CBG mRhiFer1 chromosome 11, mRhiFer1_v1.p, whole genome shotgun sequence genomic DNA contains:
- the LOC117029706 gene encoding LOW QUALITY PROTEIN: olfactory receptor 52H1-like (The sequence of the model RefSeq protein was modified relative to this genomic sequence to represent the inferred CDS: deleted 1 base in 1 codon) — MDRSLYVPMFFFFSILASADFILCITCVPKTLGILWLKAQIIIISYLPHPVVFSPLRVLLDSAIVLGMAFDHYMVICSPLRYTLVSDTWNDFKIMVGIFGQSFSTILLVVFLVMCLPFCRKLIISHTYCEQIGVVRLASADISINIWYGFAVPIMTVILDLILIGISYTLILHAVFYLPPRDTHQKAFSTHSSHISVILIFYTPAMFSVLTHCFGHNISHTFHITSAILYVATPPAHNPSCTYKNKTDWGQDPPSNSFLKGCSDLGMRTWRKRLWEINNHIDLIEFLM, encoded by the exons ATGGATCGCAGCCTCTATGTACccatgttcttctttttctcaattcTGGCTTCTGCAGACTTCATATTATGCATCACATGTGTCCCCAAAACGCTTGGCATACTATGGTTGAAAGCTCAGATAATCATTATTTCCTATCTGCCTCATCCAGTTGTGTTTTCTCCACTTCGGGTTTTACTGGACTCAGCCATCGTGTTGGGCATGGCATTTGATCATTATATGGTTATTTGCTCCCCTTTGAGATATACACTAGTGTCT GACACCTGGAATGATTTCAAGATCATGGTGGGTATTTTTGGTCAGAGCTTTAGTACCATTTTGCTTGTTGTTTTCCTGGTGATGTGTCTGCCCTTCTGCAGGAAACTTATCATCTCACACACATACTGTGAGCAAATAGGGGTGGTCAGACTTGCTTCTGCTGACATCTCCATCAATATCTGGTATGGCTTTGCTGTGCCCATAATGACTGTTATCTTGGACCTGATCCTCATTGGTATTTCCTACACTCTCATTCTTCATGCTGTTTTCTACCTTCCACCCAGAGATACCCACCAGAAAGCCTTCAGCACCCATAGTTCTCATATTAGTGTCATTCTCATATTCTACACACCAGCCATGTTCTCTGTCCTTACTCATTGCTTTGGCCACAACATCTCTCATACGTTTCATATCACATCTGCGATCCTCTATGTGGCAACCCCTCCTGCACACAATCCCTCCTGCAcgtataaaaacaaaacagattggGGACAAGATCCTCCCTCTAATTCTTTCCTAAAGGGATGCAGTGACCTGGGGATGAGAACATGGAGAAAAAGATTATGGGAAATCAATAATCATATTGATTTAATAGAATTTCTTATGTAA